A genomic stretch from Salarias fasciatus chromosome 18, fSalaFa1.1, whole genome shotgun sequence includes:
- the LOC115404842 gene encoding myosin-7-like, whose protein sequence is MGDAAMAEFGAAASYLRKSDKERLEAQTRPFDMKKECFVPDPEVEYVKASVTSREGDKVTVNTEFGKTVTVKECDVHPQNPPKFDKIEDMAMFTFLHEPAVLFNLKERYAAWMIYTYSGLFCVTVNPYKWLPVYNQEVVVAYRGKKRSEAPPHIFSISDNAYQYMLADRENQSILITGESGAGKTVNTKRVIQYFASIAAVPSGKKDAAAEKKGTLEDQIIQANPALEAFGNAKTIRNDNSSRFGKFIRIHFDNRGKLASADIETYLLEKSRVTYQLKAERDYHIFYQILSQVKPELLEMLLITNNPYDYAFISQGETTVASINDSEELMATDDAFDVLGFTQEEKNSIYKLTGAIMHYGNMKFKQKQREEQAEADGTEDADKVAYLMGLNSADLIKGLCHPRVKVGNEWVTKGQNVAQVYYAIGALAKSVYEKMFLWMVVRINNSLDTKQPRQYFIGVLDIAGFEIFDFNTFEQLCINFTNEKLQQFFNHHMFVLEQEEYKKEGIEWEFIDFGMDLQACIDLIEKPMGIMSILEEECMFPKASDATFKAKLYDNHLGKSNNFQKPRIVKGKPEAHFSLVHYAGTVDYNINNWLVKNKDPLNETVVGLFQKSTMKLLSILFANYAGADSAQDGGKGKGGGKKKGSSFQTVSALHRENLNKLMTNLRSTHPHFVRCIIPNETKTPGAMENPLVMHQLRCNGVLEGIRICRKGFPNRILYGDFKQRYRILNPNAIPEGQFIDNKKAAEKLLGSLDIDHNQYKLGHTKVFFKAGLLGQLEEMRDDRLALIITGIQSRSRGLLARVEFQKIVERRDALLVIQWNIRAFMGVKNWPWMKLYFKIKPLLKSAETEKEMANMKEEFTKLKEAFAKSEARKKELEEKMVTLLQEKNDLQLQLQAEQDNLGDAEERCEGLIKSKIQLEAKIKELTERLEDEEEMNAELTAKKRKLEDECSELKKDIDDLELTLAKVEKEKHATENKVKNLVEEMAAQDEIIAKLTKEKKALQEAHQQTLDDLQSEEDKVNTLTKAKTKLEQQVDDLEGSLEQEKKVRMDLERAKRKLEGDLKLAQESLMDLENDKQQLEERLKKKDFEISQLNGKIEDEQAMSAQLQKKLKELQARIEELEEELEAERAARAKVEKQRADLARELEEISERLEEAGGATSAQIEMNKKREAEFQKLRRDLEEATLQHESTAATLRKKQADSVADLGEQIDNLQRVKQKLEKEKSELRLELDDVVSNMEQVVKAKNNLEKMCRSLEDQMNEYKTKSEEGQRTINDFSMQKAKLQTENGELTRQLEEKDSLVSQLTRGKQSYTQQIEDLKRQLEEEVKAKNALAHAVQSARHDCDLLREQYEEEQEAKAELQRGMSKANSEVAQWRTKYETDAIQRTEELEEAKKKLAQRLQDAEEAVEAVNAKCSSLEKTKHRLQNEIEDLMVDVERSNAAAAALDKKQRNFDKILAEWKQKYEESQTELEGAQKEARSLSTELFKLKNSYEESLEHLETMKRENKNLQEEISDLTEQIGENGKSIHELEKIRKQLEQEKSDIQTALEEAEASLEHEEGKILRAQLEFNQIKAEIERKLAEKDEEMEQAKRNQQRIVDTLQSSLDAETRSRNEAMRLKKKMEGDLNEMEIQLSQANRQAAEAQKQLKAVHAHLKDTQLHLDESLRANDDMKENIAIVERRSNLLQTEVEELRAALEQTERSRKLAEQELLDVSERVQLLHSQNTSLINQKKKLEADTTQLQSEVEDAVQECRNAEEKAKKAITDAAMMAEELKKEQDTSSHLERMKKNMEQTIKDLQHRLDEAEQIAMKGGKKQVQKLEARIKELENEVEAEQRKSSDSIKGIRKYERRIKELTYQTEEDRKNLARLQDLVDKLQLKVKSYKRAAEEAEEQANGNLVKFRKIQHELDEAEERADIAESQVNKLRAKSRDVGSKKGHDEE, encoded by the exons ATGGGGGACGCTGCCATGGCAGAGTTTGGGGCTGCTGCTTCTTATTTAAGAAAGTCAGATAAGGAGCGTCTGGAGGCCCAGACTCGTCCCTTTGACATGAAAAAGGAGTGTTTTGTTCCCGACCCTGAGGTTGAATATGTGAAAGCAAGCGTCACAAGCCGTGAGGGTGACAAAGTCACCGTCAACACTGAATTTGGAAAG ACTGTCACAGTGAAGGAGTGTGACGTCCACCCTCAGAACCCGCCAAAGTTTGATAAAATTGAAGACATGGCGATGTTCACCTTCCTCCATGAACCAGCTGTGCTGTTTAACCTCAAAGAGCGTTACGCAGCATGGATGATCTAC ACCTACTCTGGGCTGTTCTGTGTGACTGTCAACCCCTACAAGTGGCTGCCAGTCTACAACCAAGAGGTGGTTGTAGCTTATAGAGGAAAGAAGAGGAGTGAAGCTCCTCCTCACAtcttctccatctctgacaaTGCGTATCAATACATGTTGGCAG ATAGAGAAAACCAGTCAATCCTAATCAC TGGGGAATCAGGAGCTGGGAAGACTGTCAACACCAAGCGTGTCATTCAGTACTTCGCCAGCATTGCTGCTGTCCCAAGTGGGAAGAAAGACGCAGCAGCTGAAAAGAAG GGTACCCTGGAGGATCAAATCATCCAGGCCAACCCTGCTCTGGAGGCTTTTGGGAATGCCAAGACCATCAGGAATGACAACTCATCCCGTTTT GGTAAATTCATCAGAATTCATTTTGACAACCGAGGAAAGTTGGCCTCAGCTGACATTGAAACTT ATCTTCTGGAAAAATCTCGTGTGACCTACCAGCTCAAAGCTGAGAGGGATTACCACATTTTCTACCAGATCCTGTCTCAGGTGAAGCCTGAACTACTGG AGATGCTGCTCATCACCAACAACCCCTATGACTACGCCTTCATCTCCCAGGGAGAGACCACAGTGGCCTCCATCAATGACTCAGAGGAGCTGATGGCTACTGAT GACGCGTTTGATGTGCTGGGCTTCACCCAAGAAGAGAAGAACAGCATTTATAAGCTGACTGGTGCTATCATGCATTATGGTAACATGAAGTTTAAGcagaaacagagggaggagcaggCAGAGGCTGACGGCACCGAAG ATGCTGATAAAGTGGCATATCTGATGGGCCTGAACTCTGCTGACCTGATCAAAGGTCTCTGTCACCCAAGAGTCAAAGTGGGAAACGAGTGGGTCACCAAGGGACAAAATGTTGCCCAG GTGTACTATGCTATTGGTGCACTGGCTAAGTCAGTGTACGAAAAGATGTTTCTGTGGATGGTCGTGAGAATCAACAATTCCCTTGACACGAAGCAGCCCCGCCAGTACTTTATTGGTGTGCTGGATATTGCTGGGTTTGAGATCTTTGAT ttcAACACCTTTGAGCAGCTCTGCATCAACTTCACCAATGAAAAACTGCAACAGTTTTTCAACCATCACATGTTTGTGCTGGAGCAAGAGGAGTACAAGAAGGAGGGGATTGAATGGGAGTTTATTGACTTTGGAATGGACTTGCAGGCTTGTATTGACCTGattgaaaag CCCATGGGCATCATGTCCATCCTTGAAGAGGAGTGCATGTTCCCCAAAGCATCTGATGCCACCTTCAAAGCGAAGCTCTACGACAACCACCTGGGAAAATCCAACAACTTCCAGAAGCCCAGAATCGTCAAAGGAAAACCAGAGGCTCATTTTTCATTGGTTCACTACGCTGGAACTGTTGATTACAACATCAACAACTGGCTGGTGAAGAACAAGGATCCTCTGAATGAGACCGTTGTTGGACTTTTCCAGAAGTCGACTATGAAGCTTTTGAGCATTCTCTTTGCAAATTATGCTGGAGCTGATTCAG CTCAGGATGGTGGTAAAGGCAAAGGTGGGGGCAAGAAGAAAGGTTCATCCTTCCAAACTGTATCAGCTTTGCACAGG GAGAACCTGAACAAGCTGATGACCAACCTGAGGTCCACTCACCCTCACTTTGTGCGCTGCATCATCCCCAACGAGACCAAGACTCCTGGGGCCATGGAGAACCCTCTGGTCATGCACCAGCTGCGCTGTAACGGCGTGCTGGAAGGCATCAGGATCTGCAGAAAGGGATTCCCCAACAGGATCCTCTACGGAGATTTCAAGCAGAG ATACCGCATACTGAACCCAAATGCCATCCCTGAGGGCCAGTTCATTGACAACAAGAAGGCTGCTGAGAAACTCCTGGGATCTTTGGATATAGATCACAACCAGTATAAACTGGGTCACACCAAG GTATTCTTCAAGGCTGGACTGCTGGGTCAGCTCGAGGAGATGCGAGATGACAGATTAGCACTAATCATCACTGGCATCCAATCTCGGTCACGAGGCCTTCTGGCAAGAGTTGAATTTCAGAAGATTGTTGAACGTAG GGATGCTCTGCTTGTAATCCAGTGGAACATCCGTGCCTTCATGGGGGTCAAAAATTGGCCCTGGATGAAGCTCTACTTCAAGATCAAGCCTCTCCTGAAATCAGCAGAGACTGAGAAGGAGATGGCCAACATGAAGGAGGAGTTTACCAAACTCAAAGAGGCTTTTGCGAAATCAGAAGCCCGCAAGAAAGAACTGGAGGAAAAAATGGTCACTCTGCTCCAAGAGAAGAACGACCTGCAGCTCCAACTTCAAGCT GAACAAGACAACCTGGGTGATGctgaagaaagatgtgaggGGTTGATCAAAAGCAAGATTCAGCTGGAGGCTAAAATCAAAGAGCTGACAGAGAGGttggaagatgaggaggagatgAATGCAGAGTTGACAGCGAAGAAGAGAAAGCTGGAGGACGAGTGCTCTGAGCTCAAGAAAGACATCGATGACTTGGAGTTAACTCTCGCAAAAGTGGAGAAAGAGAAACATGCCACTGAGAACAAG GTGAAGaacctggtggaggagatggcaGCTCAGGATGAAATCATCGCCAAGCTgaccaaagaaaagaaagcccTGCAGGAAGCTCATCAGCAAACACTGGACGACCTGCAGAGTGAAGAAGACAAAGTCAACACTCTGACCAAGGCCAAGACCAAGCTGGAACAGCAAGTCGATGAT CTTGAAGGATCCTTagaacaagaaaagaaagttCGCATGGACCTTGAGAGAGCAAAGCGAAAGCTTGAAGGAGACCTGAAATTAGCTCAGGAGAGCCTCATGGATTTGGAAAACGACAAGCAGCAACTTGAAGAGAGGCTGAAAAA GAAAGATTTTGAAATCAGTCAACTGAATGGTAAAATAGAAGATGAACAGGCAATGAGTGCCCAGCTCCAGAAGAAACTGAAGGAGTTGCAG GCCCGCattgaggagctggaggaagagctggaagCAGAGCGAGCTGCTCGAGCCAAGGTGGAGAAGCAGAGGGCAGATCTGgccagagagctggaggagatcagcgagaggctggaggaggccggAGGAGCAACATCTGCTCAGATTGAGATGAACAAGAAGAGGGAGGCTGAGTTTCAGAAGCTCCGCAGAGACCTTGAAGAGGCCACTCTGCAGCATGAATCCACGGCCGCTACCCTCAGGAAGAAACAAGCCGACAGCGTTGCTGACCTGGGAGAGCAGATCGATAACCTGCAGAGAGTCAAGCAGAaactggagaaggagaagagcgAGCTCCGGCTGGAACTGGACGACGTGGTCTCCAACATGGAACAAGTTGTCAAGGCCAAG AACAATTTGGAGAAAATGTGCAGGTCGCTGGAAGACCAGATGAATGAATACAAAACAAAGTCAGAAGAGGGACAGCGCACCATTAATGACTTCAGCATGCAGAAAGCAAAGCTTCAAACTGAGAATG GTGAACTTACAAGGCAGCTTGAGGAAAAGGACTCCCTGGTGTCTCAACTCACCAGAGGAAAACAGTCCTACACTCAACAAATCGAAGACCTGAAAAGACAACTGGAGGAGGAAGTCAAG GCCAAGAACGCTCTGGCCCATGCAGTGCAGTCTGCTCGCCACGACTGTGACCTCCTCAGGGAGCAgtatgaggaggagcaggaggccaaAGCTGAGCTGCAGCGTGGCATGTCCAAAGCCAACTCAGAGGTGGCTCAGTGGAGAACCAAGTACGAAACTGATGCCATCCAGAGGACCGAGGAACTGGAGGAGGCCAA AAAGAAGCTGGCTCAGCGTCTGCAGGATGCTGAGGaggctgtggaagcagtgaaTGCTAAATGCTCCTCTCTGGAGAAGACCAAACACAGACTGCAGAATGAGATTGAAGATCTCATGGTGGATGTAGAGAGgtctaatgctgctgctgctgctctggacaAGAAGCAAAGAAACTTTGACAAA ATCCTGGCAGAATGGAAACAGAAGTATGAAGAGTCTCAAACAGAGCTGGAGGGCGCTCAAAAGGAAGCCAGATCTCTGAGCACTGaacttttcaaactgaaaaattcTTATGAAGAATCTCTTGAACATCTGGAGACCAtgaagagagagaacaagaaCCTTCAGG AGGAAATATCTGACCTCACTGAACAAATTGGAGAGAATGGAAAGAGCATTCATGAGCTTGAGAAGATTcgaaaacagctggaacaggAGAAGTCTGATATACAGACAGctctggaggaggcagag GCCTCACTGGAGCATGAGGAAGGGAAGATTCTCAGAGCCCAGCTGGAGTTCAACCAGATTAAGGCTGAAATTGAGCGTAAGCTTGCAGAGAAAGACGAGGAGATGGAGCAAGCAAAGAGAAACCAACAACGAATTGTGGACACTCTGCAGAGCTCATTGGATGCTGAGACTCGCAGCAGGAATGAGGCGATGcgcctgaaaaagaaaatggagggAGACCTCAATGAGATGGAGATCCAGCTGAGCCAGGCCAACAGGCAGGCGGCCGAGGCCCAGAAACAACTGAAGGCTGTCCATGCACATCtcaag gaCACTCAACTCCACCTCGATGAATCTCTTCGAGCCAATGATGACATGAAAGAGAACATCGCCATCGTTGAACGACGCAGCAACCTGCTTCAGACCGAAGTGGAAGaactgagagctgctctggagcaAACGGAGAGAAGCCGCAAACTTGCTGAGCAAGAGCTGCTGGATGTCAGCGAGAGGGTGCAGCTCCTGCACTCACAG AACACCAGCCTCATAAACCAGAAAAAGAAGCTGGAGGCTGATACAACCCAGCTTCAGTCAGAAGTGGAGGATGCTGTGCAGGAGTGTAGGAATGCAGAGGAGAAGGCCAAAAAGGCCATCACTGACGCTGCCATGAtggcagaggagctgaagaaagagCAGGACACCAGCTCTCACCTGGAGCGCATGAAGAAGAACATGGAGCAAACCATCAAGGACCTGCAGCACCGTCTGGATGAAGCTGAACAGATCGCCATGAAGGGAGGCAAGAAGCAGGTGCAGAAGCTGGAGGCCCGG ATCAAAGAACTGGAAAACGAAGTGGAGGCTGAACAAAGAAAGTCCAGTGACTCCATCAAGGGAATAAGAAAATATGAAAGACGGATCAAAGAGCTGACCTATCAG ACGGAGGAGGATCGTAAGAACCTCGCCCGTCTGCAAGATTTGGTGGACAAGTTGCAGCTGAAGGTCAAATCCTACAAGAGAGCTGCTGAAGAGGCT gaaGAGCAGGCCAATGGTAATCTCGTCAAGTTCCGTAAGATTCAGCATGAGCTTGATGAAGCTGAGGAACGAGCAGATATCGCCGAGTCTCAGGTCAACAAGCTCCGTGCCAAGAGCCGAGatgtggggtcaaag AAAGGACACGACGAAGAGTGA